A window of the Xenopus laevis strain J_2021 chromosome 9_10L, Xenopus_laevis_v10.1, whole genome shotgun sequence genome harbors these coding sequences:
- the map3k19.L gene encoding mitogen-activated protein kinase kinase kinase 19, with protein MNEESYLLFLEAISHGDTDSIAKSSTAPWTNPEHINFQHPVTENTALIIAVERNLPELVALLLDHGADVTLCNVNNQTALHVASEGIQRQLLNAVHRSAFPHLQLLQAAWQEDLEALQQLLVTEQFQDTNIRNGQGLTPLMLALRDVDLFDKLLMKNGYRLLAVVQELLNHNGDPRLCDSNGYSACHYASSIRVPLGPQLLDLLSISSADTLEETVCDFCPDTKLPLYNTPIAVGGQMLTDIHSCSPGTKINPHGNSSVHITKEDYCDWEEATAVPNSDEVVYSSLQQAKTLHDMERVTEAPGILKASLAGLWTSNSLPNDVTFTRHTSLPPLPLRNDEHATQMDGLGLCHSSRSEPNISASLRGADLLRDIKGIRQHIKQRLTSPRSYKPCPLLCHSPRAVKLTPLVTDKPKGKAGNDISANDLILLPNSDAFPKSAPHRLSKGDKYITISPSPALQNAGEQVLSKNHIYLSMDESFIISEGEQDKSETNRKAEGNRTAKILNIFQKGSTDVHHERTKRHEVEINQSSQWDNIFNENLSQHDNFVGKTFSADLIIATSSEKMENVSEIKEDIDNNKTTLEDKETGNSLQTSQDGHLPLAHITFSERGPQSHNAKTPLKQFLMKRKTTLCGVPHNVNHSFNVIAQKENQKEKKNRKNRTKSASDAPLKQKQKSLSVNKNMNIKSVPLPPLELTGSTKRLRTPQKVLHTHLPGSDKGVERSNTQLSICPKKINNSLVVKNHHPLTRANTAPDFTSITYHDIFKKIEANNEGPDIYEMVVMPFYPQTGDAVRVASSVCRDSHSAMSKKGSAVKVTRSPSTNNSNRRRKPKRPNSKSKRCDSSSSQKHKTLAAKDEDSVTEQKEEHELIVISGKDWQIIEKSKDMLDSRDTVAEVLEPLGKNIYHADLSIIKEATTENSLYTSSTFCEHQLRGSGEINQNHIAAELVIQVHPPKSAQSTDSSKWQANSYTTQQLEDHTVDNIGGVAMLSCENKNTTQRETIEGGTENIYGVSKSLSTNCDIEQLTDDLILSLVENLLSIDERESHDSIKSCNTDTDDEIMNNHDQKCQTTSLNKCNKSASFNTSHNSNLAENSINSSFPWTKGEVLGKGAYGTVYCGLTSQGELIAAKQVVLDSFDPVTAQKEYKKLQEEVDLLKALDHVNIVGYLGTCREHNMVTIFMEFVPGGSISSILRRFGPLQETVFIKYTKQILQGITYLHSNRVIHRDIKGNNVMLMPNGIIKLIDFGCAKRLTYLNKSGTQSEMLRSMHGTPYWMAPEVITESGHGKKSDIWSLGCTVFEMATGKPPLAHMHKMAAMFYIGAERGLMPTLPDHFSKNARDFLNLCLTRDQEERPSAEQLLGHPFIKKRT; from the exons CTGGTGGCTCTGTTGTTGGATCACGGTGCTGATGTCACCCTGTGCAATGTGAATAATCAGACAGCACTTCATGTGGCTTCAGAAGGAATTCAAAGGCAGCTCCTTAATGCCGTCCACAGAAGCGCTTTTCCTCATTTGCAGCTGCTACAGGCTGCGTGGCAAGAAGACCTGGAGGCCCTACAGCAGTTACTG GTTACAGAGCAGTTTCAGGACACAAACATCCGAAATGGGCAAGGCCTGACCCCTCTAATGTTAGCGCTGCGAGATGTGGACCTGTTTGACAAGCTGCTCATGAAGAATGGCTACAGGCTGCTGGCAGTTGTGCAGGAACTTCTCAATCATAATGG AGATCCTCGGCTTTGTGATTCTAATGGCTATTCAGCATGTCATTATGCATCAAGCATCAGAGTTCCCTTAGGCCCACAGCTACTGGATTTACTATCCATCTCTTCAGCAG ACACCCTAGAAGAGACCGTCTGTGACTTTTGTCCAGATACAAAGCTGCCTTTATACAACACACCTATAGCAGTAGGAGGCCAGATGCTCACGGACATTCACAGTTGCAGCCCAGGTACAAAG ATCAATCCTCATGGAAATTCCAGTGTCCACATAACCAAAGAAGACTACTGTGATTGGGAAGAAGCTACCGCAGTCCCAAATTCAG ATGAAGTAGTTTATTCAAGCCTTCAACAAGCCAAAACTCTTCATGATATGGAAAGAGTGACCGAAGCTCCAGGAAT attaaaggCCTCATTGGCTGGACTCTGGACTTCCAACTCTTTGCCAAATGACGTCACCTTTACACGGCACACATCACTGCCACCTTTACCTCTGAGGAATGATGAACATGCAACACAGATGGATGGTTTGGGCCTTTGTCACTCTTCTCGCTCTGAGCCCAACATCTCAGCATCGCTCCGAGGAGCAGATCTGCTAAGAGACATTAAAGGCATAAGGCAGCACATAAAACAAA gattaaCTTCACCAAGAAGTTATAAG CCTTGTCCATTGCTGTGCCATTCTCCTCGAGCAGTCAAGCTTACGCCACTGGTGACGGACAAGCCAAAAGGAAAAGCAGGAAATGACATTTCAGCAAATGACCTTATTTTGTTGCCAAATTCTGATGCCTTTCCTAAATCAGCACCCCATCGACTTTCCAAAGGAGACAAATACATAACTATTAGTCCATCTCCAGCCTTACAGAATGCTGGGGAACAAGTTTTGTCTAAAAATCACATTTATCTCAGCATGGATGAAAGTTTCATCATTTCAGAAGGAGAGCAAGACAAATCAGAGACAAATAGAAAGGCCGAAGGGAATAGAACTGCAAAAATACTCAATATCTTCCAGAAAGGATCAACTGATGTTCATCATGAAAGGACAAAAAGACATGAAGTGGAGATTAACCAGTCTTCGCAATGGgacaatatttttaatgaaaatttaagCCAACATGATAACTTTGTAGGAAAAACTTTCTCTGCAGACCTGATAATTGCCACATCcagtgaaaaaatggaaaatgtatcaGAAATTAAAGAGgatattgataataataaaacaaccctTGAGGACAAGGAAACTGGTAACTCACTGCAGACATCTCAAGATGGACACTTACCTCTTGCACATATTACATTCTCCGAGCGAGGGCCACAAAGCCACAATGCTAAGACTCCGCTTAAACAGTTTCTCATGAAACGAAAGACCACTTTATGTGGCGTTCCTCACAATGTCAACCACAGCTTTAATGTCATTGCTCAGAAAGAAAatcagaaggaaaagaaaaacagaaaaaataggaCAAAGTCCGCTTCTGATGCCCCactgaagcaaaaacaaaaatctctCTCTGTTAACAAGAACATGAACATTAAGAGCGTTCCACTTCCTCCTCTGGAATTAACTGGTTCAACCAAAAGGTTAAGAACCCCTCAGAAAGTCCTCCATACACATCTACCTGGGTCAGATAAAGGTGTCGAAAGATCTAACACTCAGTTATCAATAtgtccaaaaaaaataaacaattcccTAGTTGTCAAGAACCACCATCCTTTAACTAGGGCAAATACAGCACCAGATTTTACAAGTATCACCTACCatgacattttcaagaaaatagaGGCAAATAATGAAGGTCCAGATATATATGAAATGGTTGTGATGCCATTTTATCCTCAAACTGGAGATGCAGTAAGAGTGGCCAGTTCTGTTTGTAGAGATTCACACTCAGCCATGTCTAAGAAAGGCTCTGCTGTTAAAGTTACACGGTCTCCTTCTACTAATAACTCCAACAGGAGAAGGAAACCAAAACGACCCAACTCTAAAAGCAAGAGATGTGATTCTAGCTCAAGCCAAAAGCATAAGACGTTAGCTGCAAAGGATGAGGATAGTGTcactgaacagaaagaggagcaTGAACTAATTGTCATTTCAGGAAAGGACTGGCAGATCATAGAAAAGAGTAAAGATATGCTTGATAGTAGAGACACAGTGGCTGAGGTCTTGGAACCcttgggaaaaaatatttatcatgcaGACCTATCTATAATAAAAGAGGCAACCACAGAAAATTCACTCTATACAAGCAGTACTTTTTGTGAACATCAGCTGAGGGGATCTGGAGAAATTAATCAAAATCACATTGCTGCAGAGTTAGTTATACAGGTGCACCCACCTAAATCAGCCCAATCTACAGACAGTAGCAAATGGCAAGCAAACAGCTACACTACTCAACAACTCGAGGATCACACAGTTGATAATATTGGTGGTGTAGCCATGCTTTCATGTGAAAACAAGAATACTACTCAAAGGGAAACCATAGAAGGTGGTACAGAAAATATATATGGTGTTTCCAAGAGCCTTTCCACAAATTGTGACATTGAGCAGCTGACTGATGATTTGATTCTTTCTCTAGTAGAAAATCTCTTATCTATTGATGAAAGAGAGTCTCACGACTCCATAAAGTCTTGCAACACAGACACTGATGATGAAATAATGAACAACCATGATCAGAAGTGCCAAACTACCAGCCTCAACAAG TGTAACAAGTCTGCAAGTTTCAATACTAGCCACAACTCCAACCTCGCTGAGAACTCCATCAATAGTTCTTTCCCTTGGACCAAAGGAGAAGTCTTGGGAAAAGGAGCCTATGGAACG GTGTACTGTGGTCTCACAAGCCAAGGAGAACTGATTGCCGCTAAGCAAGTTGTGCTGGATTCTTTTGACCCAGTTACAGCACAAAAGGAGTATAAGAAGCTACAGGAAGAGGTGGACCTCCTGAAAGCCCTGGACCATGTGAACATTGTTGGTTACTTGGGCACCTGCCGTGAGCATAACATGGTTACCATCTTTATGGAGTTTGTGCCAGGTGGTTCAATCTCTAGTATATTAAGACGTTTTGGGCCATTACAAGAGACAGTATTTATCAAATACACAAAGCAAATTTTGCAAGGTATCACCTACCTTCACAGTAACAGGGTCATCCACAGAGACATTAAAGGGAACAATGTTATGCTAATGCCCAATGGAATCATAAAGTTAATTGACTTTGGATGTGCAAAACGATTGACTTACTTGAACAAAAGCGGTACTCAAAGTGAAATGTTACGGTCTATGCACGGCACCCCTTATTGGATGGCACCAGAAGTGATTACAGAGTCCGGCCATGGAAAAAAGTCTGACATATGGAGCCTGGGCTGCACAGTGTTTGAGATGGCAACAGGAAAGCCACCCCTGGCCCATATGCACAAAATGGCAGCCATGTTTTACATAGGAGCCGAGAGGGGACTTATGCCAACTCTCCCTGATCATTTTTCGAAAAACGCAAGAGACTTTTTAAATCTCTGCTTAACCAG GGATCAAGAGGAACGACCTTCAGCAGAGCAACTCTTGGGCCACCCATTTATAAAGAAGAGAACATGA